One region of Methanomassiliicoccales archaeon genomic DNA includes:
- a CDS encoding MTH1187 family thiamine-binding protein, whose product MIAQFKVIPVGKGESLSSYVAECVRIVKESGLKYQLTPMATIIEGEWDEVMEVIGKCHHKVRSMCNRVVTSIEVDDRGGHKDAMEQKVRSVQDKLSRAHPSM is encoded by the coding sequence ATGATCGCCCAATTTAAAGTCATACCCGTCGGCAAAGGGGAAAGCCTATCAAGTTATGTCGCTGAGTGCGTGCGGATCGTAAAAGAGAGCGGACTCAAATATCAGCTAACGCCCATGGCCACCATAATCGAAGGCGAATGGGATGAAGTCATGGAAGTTATCGGCAAATGCCATCATAAAGTACGCTCCATGTGCAACCGGGTTGTCACTAGCATTGAGGTGGATGACCGTGGCGGACATAAGGATGCTATGGAGCAGAAGGTCAGAAGCGTCCAGGATAAGCTCTCCAGAGCCCATCCATCAATGTAA
- a CDS encoding DUF6015 family protein — translation MMSKSASVKGNGFSKEKKANGKASGSSEFEKERNGKKQVDDIMLGENGKFLTLTVDDLTQAIKTSIDQAGMPEDQARAMAQHVMNFFGYSERIIDNILEPEDRDAFYMLEDTGILTTEREETTLYDGREWRIHYWLFKKERIYELISGNGHCNGGNDNMETCYDEVPEEIWRRNT, via the coding sequence ATGATGTCCAAGAGCGCATCCGTTAAGGGCAATGGTTTTTCCAAGGAAAAGAAGGCAAATGGAAAGGCGTCCGGAAGCTCGGAGTTCGAGAAAGAAAGAAATGGGAAAAAGCAAGTAGACGACATTATGTTGGGGGAGAATGGTAAGTTCTTGACCCTGACTGTGGATGACCTTACCCAAGCAATAAAGACCAGCATCGATCAGGCGGGAATGCCTGAGGACCAGGCGAGGGCCATGGCCCAGCATGTGATGAATTTCTTCGGCTATTCTGAACGCATCATCGACAACATATTGGAGCCCGAGGATCGGGACGCCTTCTATATGCTCGAGGACACTGGTATCCTCACCACAGAAAGAGAGGAGACCACTCTATACGATGGGAGGGAGTGGAGGATTCACTATTGGCTTTTCAAGAAGGAAAGGATATATGAGCTCATTTCGGGCAATGGCCACTGCAACGGCGGAAATGATAATATGGAAACTTGTTACGATGAAGTGCCCGAAGAGATCTGGCGCAGAAACACCTAA